AGACTAGCCCTCCAGAGTATAAACTCTAAACTAAGTTAACATACTGAAATAGCTGTTTCGTTCTGGCTACAAAGAAGGTGATTGGCACATTTACGGTTATTCATTTACACAATTAATTAATGTCCTAAATTGGAACCACaggatagaaaaacaaattTTTGTTTTAGGAAATTCATTGTTTTGTGTCCTTTTAATTTTTTCTTTACAACTTGAACAAAAGGACAAAGGGCATAAATCTGCTGCCACCAAGTGGTTGAACTAGATTACTACAAGTGTTCATGTTCTTGTATACAGTATCTTCTATTATTAGATCAAACCAACATAATGGACTTCCGCTCTTGCTGTTTTCGTAAAGTATGTAGCCAGCAGACCTGATCCAGCAGTGTAAACGTTGAGAGGCTGACCTTATTCTGCCGATCGTCAGATTGTACAGCTGAATGTGCTGAATGATCTCATCTAGCAGTCTGTCCGTCATGGTGTCGAAATCTGCAAACGTGTCGGTCTGTtgggcggagagagagggaacgtcAGCATTCTTTAAACGGTGCTGCATGACGGTTCATTCAGATAACATTCTCCCCACATGTCCAGACCTGACACGGTACCTCAGACCCTACCTGGTTCCTCTCAGACATGAGGAAGTCTAATCTCGACCCTGGTAGGCCCAACTCAATGAAGGTCTTGACCAGCCGTAGGTCAGCACTGTTTCCTGAAAGTGACAAAAGAAGACACAATGTTTAAACCACAATGTGGTAAATACATTTACACTCTACAGCGTCTGTTACGTAAGCTTCAGAAACAGGAGGTtaatcattttcaaagacaacaCATCCTCAATACAATGCAGTAACGTATGAAAATGTTGTACTGTACATTCAATTCTGGTATGTCCTGTATCAAGCTATGGGTCTGTTGAAAGCCAAATGTGACGGAAGTGAATGAGGAGGACAGTGGAGTGGCCGCGGGGCTCGTTTTCCTGCTGACTCACCATCCAGGCCgtggacacacaccaccaggtggATCCCGTCCTCaaactcctcgtcctcctcttcggGGGGGAAGTAGGGCAGGTCGGACGCCAGCAGGGGCAGGTCGCTGTACAGGCTGGCCTGCAGACTCATCTCTCTCAGAAGATCCTCTTTGGCTTTGTAGAAACTGGAACGAGGGCAGCACAGTGGGCGAAGATGATGAAAGAGGGTGAAACGCGATCATAAATGTAAACAAGTTATGGCAACTCATTTGCAGTTCATGTATGTAGGATCAGACAAAAACATCGCTGGCTCTTTCTGCATCAGCCAGTCTGTTAGAAAGCGGGAACTCACTGCAGCATCCTCTCATTGGTCTCGTCCTCTAAACCCAGGGTGTTGGACGACGAGGAGATGATGCCAAAAGAGCCCAGGGGCTGATGGGTAATGGGGGAGGTAGCCTGGCGGGTGGAAAGGCCACTGATGGAGGGAGAGTCTCGGAGgacggaggagaaggggagacaaGTGGGGGCACAGGACACAGACATGTTGACCACTTCCACCACCTTCCTATTCATGAAGGCCAGGCCAGAGCTTGGGATCTTCGCAGTGGGCTTGCTATGACACTCCAGCGGCCGAGGCTCTCTCTCATTGGCTGCGAACCCGATAAGGTCGTCCAACCGCGCCGCGCCATTGGTTTGGGGATTGACGAGGTcaatgggtctgtgtgtgttgtcggCGTCCTGCTGGGGCAGTGGGGACACCTGAGGGTCATCCAGAAGGTTTTTGACCTCAAGATCAAGCAGCTTAATCTGGTTTAAACTTTGGCACCTGTTCCCGATCGGATAGGTCTTCGCTTCCACCATGTTTTCATGAGCACATGTCTTGGTTCCACAGCTGCAGGCTGCCAAAACCTCTGACCCTAACATCGCATGGTCTCCAAGACAGCTCGCCTTCTCCGTCAGACTGACTAGAGCTGTGCTTTTCACATCGGGACCCTCCATAGACGTCTGGAGCCGAAACGCTTTGGGGGAGTCGCTTAACGCTGCCATTATGTCCCGTGGCTCCTCATTCAGGCATGTATCAACAGGTCCAGGGATCTCTCTAGGACTGCTGGCACTCTCCCTCTGAGCTGTGCCTACCTCCAGGGATGCACCAGGCAGGCCAGCTTCAAGAAGATCTCCCTCCAGGATGTCCTCCAGTGAGGGTGGAGGCTCTTGGCTTCTCTCAAGGGGACCCCCGCCACCGGCAGCAAACGTGGAGGAGCACTCCTCCCACCCGTATCCGTTGGTCCCCTCGCTGTCCGTGTCCGGCTCCTGATTGGCCGGGCCCTGGTCCTCCTCGGTGTCTTCTGGGCTGCTGATCTGTGGGGCGGAGACGGACTTGGTGAGCTTGCTGAGCTGCTGCCTctggagctcctcctcctcgtaaGGCAGCGAGCTGATGGAGGTGAGCGAGGCCTGGATACCCCCGAGGCTGCCGTTGCTCTCCGTCTGCAGACCCCCCTCCAGGGAGCTCCGGTGGGCCGCGCCGCGCCGCCTCACCAGCGGCTGGAGGATCTCGCGCTCGCTGGAGAAGTCCAGCGGAGGGCGCCCCCTCAGCACCTCAAGGGGCCAGGCCACCGAACTGGGCTCGCTCTCGATGCCCGAGTCAGAGATGACGGAGGATGAGCGCTTCATGATCTTGAAGCCGGCCGTTCCTCCCCGATAGTTCATCTCCCTCCTGAGGTTCCCAGTGAAAGGAGGCGTGACTGGCTGGTCTCTGAGAGGAGCCGGGTGGGTGGAGACACTACTCAGGGGGGCGTCTTCGCTCTCGTCATCTATCGACTGAGTCAGTGGCATGGCAACATCTGACTCTTCCCCATCCAACTCGCTCTTTCCTGCACTCCTGTTTTCGAGGACATCTTGACTGACAGAGTCATCCTCCCCTGTGAGATGACTAAAAGCTCGATCTTCACCACTAGGGTGTGAGTCAGTGGAGGGGTTGTgttcagaggagaggacagagaccgCATCTCCCCGGTGGGGGTCTTCATCAGTGGGCCTGTCTGTGATGTACCTCAGCCCTGAACCAAGGCTCccgtctgggtctgggtcctgTTCTGACAGGGCCTGTACTTCAGGGTCCTGTTCTGACAGGGCCTGTTCTCCAGGGTCCTGTTCTGACAGGGCCTGTACTTCAGGGTCCTGTTCTGACAGGGCCTGTTCTCCAGGGTCTTGGTCTCCAGGGTCTTGGTCTCCAGGGTCCTGGTCTCCAGggtcctgctgctctgctgggcCTGCCTGTGAGGGCTCTGGGCTCTCTTTATCCAGAACGAGGTCCTGGAGACTGCTAATGCTGCTGGTGCTCCTGCTCTGCCCACCGATCAGAGAGACGTAGGCGGGCAGGTCCATGCAGTCCTCGGTGTCGGAGGCCTTGTGGGGTATTGCTGGTGAACTGGCTCCCTGGCCAAGCTCATGAATCCCATTGGTAGTGATGGTAGAAGGGTCCGAGGTGGCCTGGTTATCACTCCCAGCAAGGGTTGGCACATGTGCTCCCCACTCTACAATCACAAATCAACAGGATTAATAGGATCGAACCAAATTGTCTGTTACAGAGCTTACAATACAACAATTACCCATTTTAAAGACAACTTAAAAGGGGATAGTCCATCCAAGTAGCATAGCAATCTAGAATGAGGATATTCACCTGTGCAAGGAGACTCTACGTATCTGTCTTCAAAGATGATGGGGAGGCTGTTCCAGTCTCCGTCTATGTCCAGGCATTCCACAGGTAAAGGCGGCATTCGAATAAGATAGTCAGAGCTACGTACCTCTGAAGCCATCTGCCCATGTTTGTTGATCCTGTAACAATAACACAGGTGAACATGACACAGAGAATTGTCCCAGAGTTGCCACAGAGCTATCACAGAGCTGACATGGAGCTGTGATGGGGCTGTTAAAGCAGAATCTTAGTACTTACAGCTCTTCTTGGAAGGTGAGGGACGTCTGTTTGGAGTGCTCAGTGAAGAAGTATGCTTCTGAAAACCTCCTTACCTGAAACACAGCCAACCACATTCTCAGTGATGCGCATCCCATACACGTTATACAATGGCCAATTTGTGGAAGTAAAGAATGAAAAGAGGTGAAGGAAAAAAGGAGTTTGATCCAAGCTATGAGAGACAATGGATTAGGTACACTCTTTCTTGCTGTTCTCCCTCTACTATAATCACGGAGTAGGTGTTAATTGAAATCCTAACTAGCAGGGTAGCAGAATAAAAATATCCCTGCAAGGTAATCTCAGCCAAGCAGGTTGATTATTCTCTGACAAAGGAGAAGAAAACGTCGTCAAATACAAGAGCCTAGAGCCCTGCTATATTAAGGAGCAGATTGGGAATACTGTAACGTTAACATTAATCATTCAAGTGATTAGATGTAAATTGCATTTGGATTCCGTGCCTGTATCTAGGCACGCCActtgggtgggggggtgtaagTCCTATCACACACTGGAATGTAATTCATGTTTTACAAccagggaaggggtgggggtggggggtcgcTCTGAGGGCTGGTGATGAGGGAGTCTCACCCTGAGTGTGTGATGCTCCTGGGCTAGGTAGGACAGGATGTGGGGGTTGGGTACGGCCGCCTCCAGGAACTGGCTCCACAGAGCAGTCAGCTGGGAGCAGAGCTGGCTCACGTCTCTGCTGACCTGCTCAGCCACCTTCTCGTGGCAGCCCTGCAGCTAAGGCAGGAAACAGAGGGAAGCCAGAAAGGAAGAGATTAGTGGAGAAGTCTTGCCAGTCTATGACACTGCGAAGTACCAACGAAAGCAGGTAGTTAAGGTAAGGTAGTTTAACACAGATGACTTGACAGATTTCTTTTCAAATTGAAGTCTATTTATAAACTTACCTGTAATTCTATTGTCATCTGATTTAGGGTCTCTTCCACAGGTAGCTCCTCTGTAAAGAGAAATGTATTCATGGCAACATGCAAGACCTTTGCTCACACACCGTATCACATTAGGGAATGGGTTTTTCACTGTTGACATGTCTACAAGCCTGTGATGAACCATCTTCAGCTGGCCTCACCTATCTCCAGTTGAGGCAGCTGGGGGATCTCCTTCATCAGAGTGGTGAAGTAGGAGCGCAGGCCTCGGAGAGCCACCAGCAGGAGGCGACAGAGTCTCCGGTGCCACGTGTGAGCTCTCTGCAGGCAGTCCTCGCTGGGTACGTAAAAACTCCCCTGAGGAGACACAGAGGAAACAGTTCAACAGTTAAACAACCATCTCCTTTGATGACCAACGGGGACACATGCTTGAGTTATACAGCCTACGCTAGGAAGGTGCCTGTGAGCTTGTTACTGACTGAGTGTACGAGGAACTCCTCTCTGTGTTCACACAAGTGTCTTAAACCAATGGAGGATCAAATATGAAAGACATAAAAACCACTTGTAAAGAAACAGACTTGTAACCAGAATTATGAGGAGCCTAAGTCATTTGAGGATGAACCCGTTATTACAGCAGAAATGATCTAAAGGAATGACATTGTAATGGCAGCACAACCAATTGTAAAACTCATTTAGTTTGGATGCCTCATTCTTGCCAGAAGATGGCACTCTAACCACAAAGCAACCATACTCAAACTTCTTAAGACATCACATTCTAAGCCAACCTTGTTATTGCAGTCCATACTGACAAACTTTGATAGTAAAATGTGGTATTGTAGCCCACTGACATGACACACACTTGCCAGGCTGTCATCTCTGCCAGGTGACAGTCCAAGTGTCGGGCCAGCCCAGTGGGCTAGGCTTCGGGCCCGGGGTCAGCCCACCTCCCCAGGTTCATCCTCTGGCTGGGAGGTTTTACCAGCGCCAAAGGGACTCCGTTTTAAAGGCATGTAATGCCTGTGTATCTGTGGATGTACTATAATTTGCTGGAGGCTGGTAAAGCACCAGCCCTATCATCATACCTGAGCGTGCTCTGTAATTGCAGCTCAGTAGCATCCCCACACCAGGAAGGAACATCTGTATGTTTACTTTC
This genomic window from Hypomesus transpacificus isolate Combined female chromosome 4, fHypTra1, whole genome shotgun sequence contains:
- the fam135b gene encoding protein FAM135B, which produces MSEVQGTLEFSVELHKFHNVDLFQRGFYQVRAGLKVSPRVPHRLIATTKGNTGECSLSSSGVYDGAVFSRIFQILYRNEEIAVNDSMTFKVHLLLDGERLEEALSEVDFQLKLDLHFTDNEQQLEEIATVPVISSRTLGLHFHPRKGLHHHVPVMFDYFHLSVISVSIHASLVALHQPLISFARTGKGAWLGKGSPESGSDQSAMSIENLMFGAGYCKPVITEGSFYVPSEDCLQRAHTWHRRLCRLLLVALRGLRSYFTTLMKEIPQLPQLEIEELPVEETLNQMTIELQLQGCHEKVAEQVSRDVSQLCSQLTALWSQFLEAAVPNPHILSYLAQEHHTLRVRRFSEAYFFTEHSKQTSLTFQEELINKHGQMASEVRSSDYLIRMPPLPVECLDIDGDWNSLPIIFEDRYVESPCTEWGAHVPTLAGSDNQATSDPSTITTNGIHELGQGASSPAIPHKASDTEDCMDLPAYVSLIGGQSRSTSSISSLQDLDPGEQALSEQDPEVQALSEQDPDPDGSLGSGLRYITDRPTDEDPHRGDAVSVLSSEHNPSTDSHPSGEDRAFSHLTGEDDSVSQDVLENRSAGKSELDGEESDVAMPLTQSIDDESEDAPLSSVSTHPAPLRDQPVTPPFTGNLRREMNYRGGTAGFKIMKRSSSVISDSGIESEPSSVAWPLEVLRGRPPLDFSSEREILQPLVRRRGAAHRSSLEGGLQTESNGSLGGIQASLTSISSLPYEEEELQRQQLSKLTKSVSAPQISSPEDTEEDQGPANQEPDTDSEGTNGYGWEECSSTFAAGGGGPLERSQEPPPSLEDILEGDLLEAGLPGASLEEPRDIMAALSDSPKAFRLQTSMEGPDVKSTALVSLTEKASCLGDHAMLGSEVLAACSCGTKTCAHENMVEAKTYPIGNRCQSLNQIKLLDLEVKNLLDDPQVSPLPQQDADNTHRPIDLVNPQTNGAARLDDLIGFAANEREPRPLECHSKPTAKIPSSGLAFMNRKVVEVVNMSVSCAPTCLPFSSVLRDSPSISGLSTRQATSPITHQPLGSFGIISSSSNTLGLEDETNERMLHFYKAKEDLLREMSLQASLYSDLPLLASDLPYFPPEEEDEEFEDGIHLVVCVHGLDGNSADLRLVKTFIELGLPGSRLDFLMSERNQTDTFADFDTMTDRLLDEIIQHIQLYNLTIGRISFIGHSLGNVIIRSVLTRPRFRCYLCKLHTFLSLSGPHLGTLYNSSTLVSTGLWLMQKLKKSGSLLQLTFRDHTDPRKTFLYLLSQKPGLQFFKNVVLVASPQDRYVPFHSARIEMCRTALKDRTTGPVYTEMINNLLQPLVGAPDCRLIRQNVFHALPNTANTLIGRAAHIAVLDSELFLEKFFLVAGLNYFK